Part of the Roseofilum casamattae BLCC-M143 genome, CTATGGCTTTTCCTTGAAAGAACTTGCTAAATAAATATAAAGGAGATGACACTAATCCTAGTCCATTTAAGATCATCCCTTTGACTACTTGACCGGCACTGATTTTTTCCCCTCTTTGCTCACCTAGGATTTCATTAATTTTTCCTTCCATTCCAATAGAATCAATGATGCCTGCTACCAATCCTAAATGGTCTATATTACTTATTTCTACTGACATATCTGAGAGTTGACTTTCGTCTATTTCCTCTCTAGTATGACAGTCTGAGGGAACTTTGTTCCGACTTTTTTCAGTAAGCTTAAATACTCAATGCTTTTCCTCGAGTTCTTATACTACATTTTGTCGCGCGGAATGTGGGCTAAAATATTTTAGGCAAAATAGTGAATGACATTACCGCCTGAGTCATTGGTTATGAAGAAGAGCACGAAACTCCCTATCTGGCAGATTACCTTCCCGCTCTGCGTTGTCCTGATTTTCGGTATTGGTGCATTTGCAGCCTTCCATATGGTAGAAGGACGCTATCTGTTTGATGTAGACATAAGCCCCGACCGGATTAAGATTAGAACGGATGTGGATAAGCGCG contains:
- a CDS encoding DUF4277 domain-containing protein, which codes for MSVEISNIDHLGLVAGIIDSIGMEGKINEILGEQRGEKISAGQVVKGMILNGLGLVSSPLYLFSKFFQGKAI